One stretch of Glandiceps talaboti chromosome 7, keGlaTala1.1, whole genome shotgun sequence DNA includes these proteins:
- the LOC144438072 gene encoding monocarboxylate transporter 12-like yields MDQTCVRSNTDDDVCMESNSDSQYRNHFQSDRNGHNDRRSADSQDGGIYGWLVILGCHVCCMFVFGMFDSIGPIFVALQTSFESGSARTSWVISLIGSVEMTIGPIANILVKKIGYRGTIILGGIISSCGLLLTAFAPTLEFVYFSFGVLFGCGHGLLSYPPIGLVPLYIKKRYAIANAFVVCGSGIGIFVFTPLWQLLIETYGWRGAFIVFAAINANLCVCGTLFKLPKMTKTNFEMTGTQHYDDTPTDGNDDDVHSTAKKSTLRYISKICDCRLFTKHPIFDVIAFAELLGIGVGYYGLTVYMVARATSMRLSSERNIALIMSIYGVAGIIGRLCPPVLLRFKPGFMTSTCIFGLAMMLTGITNLLSPLADSYSTYCLYSAFLGLVSGILFTLFPHAIKDVVGSYNLTAALCIISPFGCVGGLIGPPVAGWIYDTTKDYNNSFYFYGSCMVFTGLTVVLYEQIYHLYRGKIITVKEASNDATQNVVYVSMGTNTG; encoded by the exons ATGGACCAGACATGCGTGAGATCAAATACTGACGATGACGTCTGCATGGAATCAAATAGCGACAGTCAATATAGGAATCATTTTCAATCCGACAGGAATGGTCATAATGACAGAAGGAGTGCTGACAGCCAGGATGGTGGTATCTATGGCTGGCTTGTTATCTTAGGATgtcatgtatgttgtatgttcgTCTTTGGAATGTTTGATTCCATTGGACCCATATTCGTAGCTTTGCAGACGTCGTTTGAGTCAGGATCAGCACGTACATCATGGGTTATTTCATTGATTGGAAGTGTAGAGATGACAATCG GTCCAATTGCGAATATATTAGTAAAGAAGATAGGATATCGAGGCACCATAATCCTCGGAGGTATAATATCTTCTTGTGGATTACTACTAACTGCTTTTGCACCAACTCTTGAGTTTGTCTACTTTAGTTTTGGAGTATTATTTG GATGCGGCCATGGTCTTCTATCATATCCGCCCATTGGACTTGTTCCACTCTACATAAAAAAGAGGTACGCCATAGCAAATGCCTTTGTGGTGTGTGGGTCAGGAATAGGCATTTTCGTCTTTACACCATTATGGCAACTATTGATTGAGACGTACGGCTGGCGTGGAGCGTTCATTGTATTTGCTGCTATCAATGCcaacttgtgtgtgtgtggaacaCTTTTCAAATTACCCAAGATGACAAAGACAAATTTTGAGATGACAGGAACACAACATTACGATGACACGCCAACAGATGGAAACGACGACGATGTCCATTCTACAGCTAAAAAGAGTACCTTACGATATATAAGTAAAATTTGCGACTGTCGTCTCTTTACCAAACACCCAATATTTGATGTGATCGCATTTGCCGAGCTACTCGGCATAGGTGTTGGTTATTACGGACTAACAGTTTACATGGTTGCACGTGCAACGTCTATGAGGCTTAGTTCTGAAAGAAATATTGCCCTAAttatgtccatatatggagTTGCAGGTATAATAGGCAGACTATGTCCACCTGTTTTACTACGTTTCAAACCTGGCTTCATGACAAGTACTTGCATATTTGGCTTAGCAATGATGTTAACTGGAATTACCAATCTTCTGAGTCCCTTGGCTGACTCATACTCAACATATTGTTTATACAGTGCCTTCCTTGGACTAGTCAGTGGCATCCTCTTCACGTTGTTTCCACATGCAATTAAAGATGTTGTGGGGTCATATAACTTGACGGCAGCTTTATGTATCATTTCTCCTTTTGGCTGTGTTGGAGGATTGATTGGTCCACCAGTTGCag GATGGATATATGACACAACCAAGGATTATAACAATTCTTTCTACTTTTATGGTTCCTGCATGGTGTTTACTGGCCTTACAGTTGTATTATATGAACAAATTTATCACTTGTATCGTGGCAAAATAATTACAGTGAAAGAGGCAAGCAACGATGCTACACAGAATGTTGTCTACGTTTCCATGGGAACGAATACAGGTTGA